The Croceicoccus marinus genome contains a region encoding:
- a CDS encoding glutathione S-transferase family protein encodes MTAHSLPTALPSPLILHEDPVSGNCYKIRLTAALLDIPIERRFYDITKGETRTERFLAEVDANGRIPVLQVGERFLPESNAACFYLADGSDLIPSGRFERAAMLRWMFFEQYQHEPNIATMRYWLHVLGEANLSDEQRGLMPMKRSGGEAALALMDRHLARRDWFVGDACSLADIVLFAYTNVAHEGGFSLDEYDAVRGWIRRMRALPRFAAM; translated from the coding sequence ATGACCGCCCACTCTTTACCGACCGCCCTGCCCTCGCCCCTGATCCTTCACGAGGATCCCGTCAGCGGCAATTGCTACAAGATCAGGCTGACGGCGGCGCTGCTGGACATCCCGATCGAGCGCCGGTTCTATGACATCACCAAGGGCGAAACCCGCACCGAGCGGTTTCTGGCCGAAGTCGATGCCAATGGCCGCATTCCGGTGCTGCAGGTGGGCGAGCGATTCCTGCCCGAAAGCAATGCCGCCTGTTTCTATCTGGCCGACGGATCCGACCTGATCCCCTCGGGCCGGTTCGAACGCGCCGCCATGCTGCGCTGGATGTTCTTCGAACAGTACCAGCACGAACCCAATATCGCGACCATGCGATACTGGCTGCACGTCCTTGGCGAAGCGAATCTGTCGGACGAACAGCGCGGCCTGATGCCGATGAAACGCAGCGGCGGCGAAGCGGCTCTGGCACTGATGGACCGGCATCTGGCGCGCCGCGACTGGTTCGTGGGCGATGCCTGCTCGCTCGCCGATATCGTGCTGTTCGCCTATACCAATGTGGCGCACGAAGGGGGCTTCTCGCTGGACGAATATGACGCGGTTCGCGGCTGGATCCGGCGCATGCGCGCCCTGCCCCGTTTCGCGGCGATGTGA
- a CDS encoding DUF1013 domain-containing protein: MPHATASWLIDNTGLTFEQIAEFCGLHMLEVQAMADDLAGAKYTGRDPVRAGELTHEEIEKGQNDPEYVLKMHRAPVQVQRTKGPRYTPVSKRQDKPDGIAWLIRNHPEISDAQIGKLIGTTRNTIGAIRDRSHWNIQNINPKDPVTLGLCSQRELDAAVAKASKNLPEGSQPVTDTRLVDDRQALIDELKKEREDAARAAVEAAQEAEAEAWLAARRAEGVPEE, encoded by the coding sequence ATGCCGCACGCGACCGCCAGCTGGCTGATCGACAACACCGGCCTTACGTTCGAGCAGATCGCCGAGTTCTGCGGCCTCCACATGCTGGAGGTGCAGGCGATGGCCGACGATCTGGCCGGCGCGAAATACACCGGCCGCGATCCTGTCCGCGCGGGCGAACTGACCCATGAAGAGATCGAGAAGGGCCAGAACGACCCCGAATATGTGCTGAAGATGCACCGGGCGCCGGTTCAGGTCCAGCGTACCAAGGGACCGCGCTATACCCCGGTGTCCAAGCGCCAGGACAAGCCCGACGGCATCGCCTGGCTGATCCGCAACCACCCCGAGATTTCGGATGCGCAGATCGGCAAGCTGATCGGCACCACGCGCAACACCATCGGCGCGATCCGCGACCGGTCGCACTGGAACATCCAGAACATCAATCCCAAGGATCCGGTGACGCTGGGCCTGTGCTCGCAGCGCGAACTGGACGCGGCGGTGGCAAAGGCGTCCAAGAACCTGCCCGAAGGCAGCCAGCCGGTGACCGATACGCGTCTGGTCGATGACCGCCAGGCGCTGATCGACGAGCTGAAAAAGGAGCGCGAGGACGCTGCCCGCGCCGCCGTCGAAGCCGCGCAGGAGGCCGAGGCCGAGGCATGGCTCGCCGCCCGCCGCGCCGAGGGCGTGCCAGAGGAATAA